The Quercus robur chromosome 3, dhQueRobu3.1, whole genome shotgun sequence DNA segment ggTCAACCATTCAAAACTCGCAGCCTCCACCCCAACCTCTTCACCTTCCTCATTCATTATCCATCTTCTCCAACCAGCAACAGCCCCAAAACCCATAAcccaaaaagcaaaaacaaaaaattcaatggAGATCTCATCTATTTGTCTCTCTCCAGTCTCTACTTCCATTCCAAGAGTAACCCCACCTTCTCTCCCCTTTTCTTCTTCCAACTCCACCTTCTTTGCCAGCAATGCCACCCTCACTTTCTTCAACAAAACCAAGCCCAACAGCAACACTCTGGTACTGGGTGGAGCTACAACCAGGACCAGAGTTGAGAGAGCAAGAAAGGGTCTGACTTGTAACGCTTTGTTCGGTCTTGGAGTGCCTGAGCTGGCTGTTATTGCTGGAGTTGCAGCTCTGGTTTTTGGGCCCAAGAAGTTGCCTGAAGTAGGAAAGAGTATTGGCAAGACTGTCAAGAGCTTCCAACAGGTTTGTAAGTTCAAATTGAGTCAGTTTATTTTGTTGGGATATGAATGaaagttttggtttttaatgTTGTTTGGTTCTCTGGGAAATGAAAAGGGGAGAATCTTATACTTAAGAATTCCATATGCAATAATGTGAGAAATTCGATTTACAATGAAACTTAATGTACTTGTTAAGAAAAACTTATcaagaaaatatagttgttgagaaaagagaggaaaagggtAGCAAAGAAAATTGGTATCCTATGGCTTATCCAcataaaaaggaagagaaaattgGTGTCTTATGTTTTTATATGTTGCTTTGGTTTCCAAAAGAAATGGCAAACTGAACTGAAGGAAGCTTAATACTTGTATTGGGGTATGATTGAGGGCAAAAAGGGATGctgaattaaagaaaaagaaagcttgAAACTTGTGTTTGTAGAAATGGTTGTGTTCTCTTAAATTTACTTAACAGTTGTTTTAGGGGTCAATTGTGTGGAAGTTTCTGATTTCGTAGATAATTATGTGTTGAAACTCTTTGAATTTAAGATTATGTGTTGTCAAAGTCCAAACTTCGTATTATTGGAATACATATTCATTTGCTCCTTGTGAAATTGTTTTAAAGTTTGATGTCTTGCTATTATGCTTTATTACAAAGGTACAGAAAGAAATTCCTGTACTGAGATATTCTATATGATTGCATTTTGTTTGTCATATCATGAGTTTTCTGTGAAATATTTGATCGTACCAGCTGTCATTAACTTATTATCTATTTTGGCATTTCAAAGTTCAgtttagttttaacttttaggTGAATTCGTGGGGGTGATATATGGATTAGTTTCATTCTTGCTATTAACATCTGGAATTGATTTCGGAAAATATTTTGGTTGATGATAATATAAGGACCTATTCCTAATCCTTGACACTCCCCCTCTGTGTTTGAGGGAGAGAAGGTAAGGCTTGAAGATTAGATGTTAAGGCAAAGACCAACCATGAATAAATGCTTTCAAATGAATCAAACCAATCAGCTTTTTGTTAACAGTGGCAGTCCAGTAATTTGAGCTTATTCATTAGCTCTTCCTGGTAAAATTGAATTCCTGAAATTTACTttatatatgataatggtaaggTTTCTTTTTATGAAGGAAAACTAATCACAATAGAAGATTTGCCTTTCTAGGTACCCTCCCTCCTGACTCTCTCAATAGGACTTTTAGAGGACTTTAAGCCTAAGGAAGGACTTCATGCTGATGATTCCTATGCTATCTAATGAGTGCTGAATCTTTGAAAACATTTTAGCATAACTATAACAACTTTGCATTAGTAGTCAGTATCTTGATTAAGCTGTGCCTTATGCTGTATGGACTTGAGTGACCAAGTAGGGGCTTTGGATGCTAGTATGTGCCAAGTGTTAGATTCTTATGTTATTCAAAGAGTTTCTACCATTTTGGAGTGTATGGTAGCCATACTACCCTTATCCATCTCATGCAGTGCGGACATGGGGCATGGGTATGGTAGGTTGAATTGAAGGGTGTAGCTAAAATAGGCTCCGACTTTGGCAATGAAGTTCACATGATTTTTTCATCTTCAACTTTACAAAGTAATGCTCATCCTGCTTGCAACATCTAGACAGATACAGGATACTTTTGTCCAGCCATGTACTTTGTGGTGCTCCAACCTGCTATAAAAGCATCCATAATCTGTCTCCATTTCAAGGCCTTACAAACTTGACACGTATTCAGTACTTTGGTATTTACTCTTAGCCCATATGCTAACCATATAGAAGCATTGAAACTACAAGTCTACAACTAAGGTAAAGATCCACATACCTTTTTCAGGGGGCTAAGGAAGAGGAATAACTGTACCTTATGTATAGGTatgcaattttttgttttttagataagtaataatttttacTGGAAACACAGGAGGTATATACACACTGTAAAGTCCACAAATAAGAATTTCAGCTCAATAACTGAGACCTTCACGCCATTGAATGTACAGTTATTCCTCCCCCCCCAATGTTACCCACATTAGAGAAAAAGGAAGTGTATCCCTATGTGCAAGATGTTTCTTATCAGAACACATAATCAGGAGTAATTGTCAAATAAAAAGGGACCCATTTTCTCTGGCTTTGATTATTTGTTTGAATTGACCTGTGTGCAGTGGAAGCCTATATAGCTCTGATATGAAATACAAAACCATAGTtacatatatacaaatatagttacaacttacaaaaaAGTCTTAAAGAATTGTTTATACTACTGTATTTCTATAATAACACCAAGTCAGGGTATAAAGGTATGGTCTGGATTTTCCCATAATAGGAAACTTAAAAGATGAGAAACTCATCTGTCTTTCTATCCTTCCCTCACACAAATTGGAGAACCTGCTCCTTTACTTAAACGGCAGCTCTAGGTCTTAGTTAATAGAATTGACTTTATAGACTGTTTGTTATGACATTTTAAGTGGTTCTTTGAGTCTTTTCTATGGCCCTCTGAAGGACATGGTATAgaggctgagagagagagagatgctaGTGAAACATAAAGGCCCTGAATGTTGTATCAGTGCATTTTATACTGTGTTATGACAACCCAGCTGCTGTTGTAATCTTTTGAAAATAACCTATACTGCAGGAGAAATTGAAAATGAGGTCATTTATTGTAATCAATATCATGCAATGCAGTAGTTTAAAATTTGTACTAAGTAAATGGTATGCCTCATTTAACTGCCAATTGGGATATAAGTGGAGAGGAATAGTGAATCTATCTTAAACCCAATGTGAATCGATTAGACATGATGGATTGATCAAGTTCCAGAAATCTCGCAGACATAAAAATAGTGTGTGGTTATGTACTAGTTACATACGCAATTGGGCACTCCACAAAAGTGGcagaacaaagaaacaaagaaattgaTCTTTTAGGAGGCTTTTCCATTGACATGTTATTGCCCAATTGTCATTTCTTGGTCAAAACTTGATCATTAATCATTGTGCTTGCCACACGTGCTGAAAATTAGTGGAATCTGTATCATCCAATGTTTTTGGCCATTTTCTTGTTTATAATGGaagtatttgatttttctgtCAATCTTGTAGGCAGCAAAAGAGTTTGAGTCTGAGCTTAAAAAAGAACCTGATTCCATAACAGAGCCTCCTGTCGAGAAACCTGCAGCTGTCAGTGAAGAGGAGAAACAAGATATCAAGGTTTCAAGCACAAAGGAGAGTGTATGATATTTGTAGAAATGTCATTTGGTACACTGTTTCAGTTTTCCACTATTGTATTAATGGTTTTAGTAAAATTATTCATATCCAGTGTAGATCAGTCATGTAAGAAATTTCCTTCAAGTTTAAGATCATGCTTGCTAAGGCATAACTAGCTTATCTAGAGCTTTACATTGGGTCAGAAGACCCAGTTTTACATAGCAATTGAAGGTCGGCATAATCAACTGCTCCATTATTTTCAAACCAATCaatttttcatttgatttttctctGCTTCCCTAAGCTAATTTGTCTTCCAAAAAATATACTCgagtattttttagaaatagttGCTTGGATCAAAGACGGTACAACCCAGTGGGGGGCACAAGTCTTTCTACTCTTGTAAATGTGTCATCTTGTTGTAGGGCATAATGATAATTATGTTGTACGgtcacaaaacaccctcaattttctttatatattataatgtgCTACAGAATAGTGTACTTCTAATGTTACTTGAACATAAAATTGGTGGTGTTTTTGGTTTGAGATCATGTGTAATATCCGAGTTATTAAACtggatgttatatatatatatatatatatatatatatataaatatattttgtggattaatagaaaattggatgttatttaaaCATAAAATTGGTAGTGTTTTTTTGGATTGAGATTATGTGCAATTAGGGGTGTTTATCAAACCTCACAAATTGTAAAAACCGCCCCAAAATCGCTAGGAAAATGGCATAACCGTACCGTACTGCACTGCAAGTAAGTGCAATGTAGTTTGTggttttataattaaaaaatcatacaaaccaCATCGCACTGCACCctctttatatattaatatagttattttttaatattaaatatattattaatagtatagtaaacctagttttcaaaaagaaaaaaaaaagtttattaatcCTAGCAAGGGTTGACTAAGAAAGCCAAccgaaaataaagaaaaactagctcaatagtttaaaacttaacCCAAAACAAAGGAAATAATAAGTTTGGACTGAGTAGGAAAagccaaaaatttgaaaaatatattggtTTTAAACCATTCAAACTAAATACATGAGGTATTAAATTTGATAATggtacattatttaaaatttaaaatttaaatggtgTGGTagatataaaaacaaaacattgaCTATGAAATGAAGAGGATCCAAGTCCCTCTTTAAagtattatttttagtttactaTTAAAGGGTTATTGTTAATTAGCTTCTCTTTTTCctattaatcattttttttttttgtgtggaaattAGTCAATACTCAATCCGTTTCTTTTTACAACTATGGTTATTAGTGGCAATGGGCCTTGTGGTCCGTACAGCCCAGTTGCAAGGTAACATGGCTAAGCTTGGACAAGATTCTTTAGGCATCGTCAAGTTTTAGACTGGGTTCTGATTTGACAAATGTTGGTCTACCCCGCTCAAGCTCGATTATAGaggtttatttttgctaatttctttttatgtcctttgttattgttttataacagggatttttgtttttttaatgtcCTTTGCTATAAAATAGAGACCCCTTTGCATTAGAGCACGATCCAACAGGTTATATTGGTTAGAGATCAGGCCTTATGCCATTGAAAATGAATAAGGTTAgagccataattttttttttttacaatatactTAGAAGTTACAACTAtcaaaaacaatttattaatggtAATCAATAAAACGATTGAAATGATGGATCTATAcaagaattaataataaatttaaaaaaatattatactcACAATATTATTCGTTAAAATTAGACCTAGTTGTCTCGAGCCGACATATTTATGTTCTTGATTTTTGAACTGGCCCGaataaatatgcaaagtaaaaacaaaaaacaagaagaggCGAAAGGTTGGTTTTTGAGTATACTTTTAAGATGACAAACTTTTGAAGTTTTAACCTTCCACTTAATGGCAATATCATTTGAGGGTAAAGTTTGATAATACTTTCTTAATAAGTCTTAACCGCAGGATTAGTGTGGCCCCATTGGGTGGAACTTTCCAGAGGAATGAATTGAGAGGGGTTGTATCGGGAATTATGCACCCTCGTACGCACCATAagtttttttctaattttagtaATAAGGAATGGGCACGACCACTAGCTGCACTTGGTgacagaaaaaaaatattaccactttaagaaaagaaaataaaaagtaacaaagATTGCAAATTTGTAACTTAGTAATGGCTTTTCTCTTGCATTGTTTACAACACCAAACACGCGCTTTAAGAGTGTGTTTCTTTCgttcagctaaaaaaaaaaaagtgtgtttctttccttctctttaaCAGGGGATGATATCTCTTTTGCCAGTCTTATACACCATTTCTTTCACCGACATATTATGGACCCGCATATTAGTGAGAGGAATGCTGTTTAAAATCAGCATATATGAAACTTTCTCATGTGATAGGCACCAAAAGCATTCACATCCAAATATgtcacaaagaaaaaaaaattgcatttttaattatcaaaaagctactttatttattttatattactaCTTTAATAATACATCCTATATCTCATGCTCTGTTCTTATATCACTCTATTTAAATCttctttattttactttattttatgttacaACTTTAACAATATACCCTATACCGGTTCTATactttattctttttgtgagaTAAAAATAATTGAGGGTATAATAAGCTAATAGACAAAGTTTGGcaacaaaattagttgtagcctaaggctacaatttttaaaaaaaaaat contains these protein-coding regions:
- the LOC126717424 gene encoding sec-independent protein translocase protein TATA, chloroplastic, which produces MEISSICLSPVSTSIPRVTPPSLPFSSSNSTFFASNATLTFFNKTKPNSNTLVLGGATTRTRVERARKGLTCNALFGLGVPELAVIAGVAALVFGPKKLPEVGKSIGKTVKSFQQAAKEFESELKKEPDSITEPPVEKPAAVSEEEKQDIKVSSTKESV